Proteins found in one Acidobacteriota bacterium genomic segment:
- a CDS encoding P1 family peptidase: MKRGDMGVLLAVGILFCSALMSQEPAERMRVREMGVEVGVLPVGEHNAITDVDGVLVGHATLRRGDNVRSGVTAILPHGGNLFLEKVPAAVHVGNGFGKLMGTTQVEELGNLETPILLTGTLNVPKVADALLDYMLGLPGMEDVHSVNPLVGETNDSYLNDLRSRPVGREEVFQAIRSASGGAVEEGAVGAGTGTITYGFKGGIGTSSRVLPESMGGWTVGVLVQSNFGGILEIVGTPVGRELGRYYMRNGLERARQDSPDGSCMIVVATDAPLSVRNLKRLARRAMLGLGTTGSPSTNGSGDYVIAFSSHPGLRIPYQGAGETPLERVRQVPQVANRDTSPLFQAVKEATEEAVYNSLFMARTTEGRDGHRIEALPLDKVKEILKRYGRLGKE, translated from the coding sequence ATGAAACGCGGTGATATGGGGGTTTTGCTGGCGGTTGGGATTTTGTTCTGTTCGGCGCTGATGAGCCAAGAGCCGGCTGAGCGGATGCGGGTGCGGGAGATGGGGGTTGAGGTGGGGGTGCTGCCTGTGGGGGAGCATAACGCCATTACCGATGTGGACGGGGTGCTGGTGGGGCACGCTACCCTGCGGCGGGGAGATAACGTACGCAGCGGAGTTACGGCCATTTTGCCTCATGGCGGAAACCTGTTTCTTGAGAAGGTTCCGGCGGCTGTCCATGTCGGCAACGGGTTCGGCAAGCTGATGGGGACGACCCAGGTGGAGGAGTTGGGGAACCTGGAAACCCCGATCCTGCTCACCGGGACGCTCAACGTCCCCAAGGTGGCCGACGCGCTCCTCGACTACATGCTGGGCCTGCCGGGGATGGAGGATGTGCATTCGGTGAATCCGCTTGTGGGGGAGACCAACGACAGCTACCTGAATGATTTACGCAGCCGTCCGGTGGGGCGTGAAGAAGTGTTTCAGGCTATCCGGTCGGCCTCGGGCGGGGCAGTGGAAGAGGGCGCTGTGGGCGCCGGGACGGGCACCATCACCTATGGATTCAAGGGCGGCATCGGCACTTCGTCGCGGGTCTTGCCCGAGTCGATGGGAGGCTGGACGGTAGGCGTGCTGGTGCAGAGCAATTTCGGGGGGATTCTGGAGATCGTCGGCACACCGGTGGGGCGAGAACTGGGGCGCTACTACATGCGCAACGGGCTTGAGCGCGCCCGCCAGGACTCGCCGGACGGTTCCTGCATGATCGTGGTGGCCACCGACGCGCCGCTGAGCGTGCGCAACCTCAAGCGGCTGGCGCGGCGGGCCATGCTGGGCCTGGGAACAACCGGCAGTCCCTCCACCAACGGCAGCGGCGACTACGTGATTGCTTTTTCCAGCCATCCTGGGCTGCGTATTCCCTATCAAGGCGCGGGCGAGACGCCTCTAGAGCGCGTCCGCCAGGTGCCGCAGGTGGCGAACCGGGATACCTCTCCCCTCTTTCAGGCGGTTAAAGAGGCTACTGAGGAGGCTGTCTACAACTCGCTCTTCATGGCCCGGACCACCGAGGGGCGGGATGGTCATCGGATCGAGGCTCTGCCGCTGGATAAGGTGAAGGAGATTCTCAAGCGCTATGGGAGGTTGGGGAAGGAGTAG
- a CDS encoding serine hydrolase domain-containing protein → MKTGTRIALLLPLLLWTAVQAPAQDMPAASLDDSQVGEIESEIRRAMIAGNIPSMTVALVSGEEVVWTGAYGYSNLWARTPAVTSTVYLIGSTFKSMSTAVLLGLMEKGKFQLDDSVSQYLGEGISIRGEDPGNPVTFRHLLTHVSGLPGDFGAHAVWGDTVPDSIEDYLKEKLRAETPPLEKVVYSNMAYTLIAHLVEEMTGRDYRRYVQERLFDPLEMKNTVFIPTPSVEERLAIPYALGDDGDHVPTPRLKAQVWPAGIVYGTVEDQAHWLITVLNGGRYKDKRILAESTVEESLRRQWDEFAGPMHEGWGGETGGYGLTWWTSRQGDERIFAHSGSVPGYTAFLQGNADRRLGIAILSNGHRSHRHLIALSTRALQILAQE, encoded by the coding sequence ATGAAGACAGGAACGAGGATCGCTCTCTTGCTGCCGCTGCTGCTGTGGACGGCTGTCCAGGCGCCGGCCCAGGACATGCCTGCGGCCTCGCTGGACGACTCGCAGGTAGGGGAAATAGAGAGCGAGATCCGCCGGGCCATGATCGCCGGCAACATACCCTCCATGACGGTAGCCCTGGTGTCGGGGGAAGAGGTCGTGTGGACGGGCGCCTACGGCTACTCCAATCTGTGGGCCAGGACGCCGGCCGTCACTTCAACCGTCTACCTTATCGGATCGACCTTCAAGAGCATGTCGACGGCCGTCCTGCTGGGCCTCATGGAAAAGGGCAAGTTTCAGCTCGACGATTCCGTTTCCCAGTACTTGGGCGAGGGCATCTCCATCCGCGGAGAGGATCCCGGCAATCCCGTCACCTTCCGTCATCTGCTCACCCACGTCTCGGGTCTCCCCGGCGACTTCGGCGCCCACGCCGTTTGGGGCGACACCGTTCCCGATTCCATCGAGGACTACCTTAAGGAGAAACTGCGGGCCGAGACTCCGCCGCTGGAAAAAGTCGTCTACTCCAACATGGCCTACACCCTGATCGCCCACTTGGTGGAAGAGATGACGGGGCGCGATTACCGGCGCTACGTGCAGGAGAGGTTGTTCGATCCGCTGGAGATGAAGAATACCGTCTTCATTCCCACGCCCTCGGTCGAGGAGCGCCTGGCCATTCCCTACGCGCTCGGCGACGACGGCGATCACGTCCCCACCCCGCGGCTCAAGGCTCAGGTGTGGCCGGCGGGCATCGTCTACGGGACGGTAGAGGATCAGGCCCACTGGCTCATTACCGTGCTCAACGGCGGACGCTACAAGGACAAGCGCATCCTGGCCGAGTCCACCGTGGAGGAATCGCTGCGCCGCCAGTGGGACGAATTCGCGGGTCCCATGCACGAGGGATGGGGAGGCGAGACGGGCGGCTACGGACTCACCTGGTGGACCAGCCGGCAAGGCGACGAACGCATCTTCGCCCACAGCGGAAGCGTCCCCGGCTACACGGCCTTCCTGCAAGGAAACGCCGACCGCCGCCTGGGAATCGCCATCCTCAGCAACGGCCACCGATCCCACCGCCACCTGATAGCCCTGTCAACCCGCGCCTTGCAGATCCTGGCCCAGGAATAG